From Oryza sativa Japonica Group chromosome 4, ASM3414082v1, one genomic window encodes:
- the LOC4335430 gene encoding probable ribose-5-phosphate isomerase 1, with amino-acid sequence MGSFASPLDAAPAPPTAKPSPPPAPAPANGLVTQEELKRVAAHRAVEMVEPGMTLGLGTGSTAAHALDRLGDLLRSGELAAVAGVPTSLKTEAHAARVGIPMLPLGEAGGIDLSIDGADEVDPELNLVKGRGGSLLREKMIEGSGGRFVVIVDESKLVPRLGCTGAVPVEVVPFGCDHTLGLVRKVFDGLPGFSARLRTVASKDGEGKEEMFVTDNGNYIVEMFFEDGIRGDLNEISDRLLRITGVVEHGMFLGMATSVVVAKKDGTVALLHKKK; translated from the coding sequence atgGGCAGCTTCGCCTCCCCCCTcgacgccgcccccgcccctccCACCGCCaagccctcccctccgccggcgccggcgccggccaacGGGCTGGTGACCCAGGAGGAGCTGAAGCGGGTGGCGGCGCACCGGGCCGTGGAGATGGTGGAGCCCGGGATGACGCTGGGCCTCGGCACGGGCTCCACCGCGGCCCACGCGCTGGACCGCCTCGGCGACCTCCTCCGGTCCGGGGAGCtcgccgcggtggccggcgtCCCGACCTCGCTCAAGACGGAGGCGCACGCCGCCAGGGTGGGGATCCCGATGCTGCCGCTCGGGGAGGCGGGCGGGATCGATCTGTCCAtcgacggcgccgacgaggtcgaCCCGGAGCTGAACCTCGTGAAGGGGCGGGGTGGGTCGCTGCTCAGGGAGAAGATGATCGAGGGGTCCGGGGGAAGgttcgtcgtcatcgtcgatGAGTCCAAGCTCGTCCCGCGGCTCGGCTGTACgggcgccgtccccgtcgaggTTGTCCCCTTCGGGTGCGACCACACTCTGGGCCTCGTCcgcaaggtgttcgacggaTTGCCTGGCTTCAGCGCGAGGCTCAGGACGGTCGCCTCCAAGGACGgcgaggggaaggaggagatgTTCGTCACCGACAACGGCAACTACATCGTCGAGATGTTCTTCGAGGATGGCATACGCGGCGACCTCAACGAGATCAGCGACCGCCTCCTACGGATCACCGGCGTCGTCGAGCACGGCATGTTCCTCGGCATGGCCACCTCGGTGGTCGTCGCCAAGAAGGACGGCACCGTCGCCCTGCTCCACAAGAAGAAGTAA
- the LOC107277695 gene encoding preprotein translocase subunit SECE1 produces MATTPTTTTTTTPSAARLLAPAAAAAAAAAATRASFSTLRPPAISLSLSRSAAGCRGRLARAASKSKGAGAGAAEDKKGQEQEQQEASATAVDGAEEAGEVVAGGGGGGEKSPEAVAAELKEVLRARKEAEAAAGGGGWWAGAAQEMSEIEWPAPGKVVGTTGVVLGVIAGSTAALLSVNALLAELSDRVFAGRGLQDFF; encoded by the coding sequence ATGGCGACCacgccgaccaccaccaccaccaccaccccatccgccgcccgcctcctcgcccccgccgccgccgccgccgccgccgccgccgccacgcgcgctTCCTTCTCCACCCTCCGCCCTCCCGCGATCTCCCTATCCCtctcccgctccgccgccggctgccgcggccgcctcgcccgcgcggcCTCCAAGTCCAAGGGCGCAGGCGCAGGCGCGGCGGAGGACAAGAAGgggcaggagcaggagcagcaggagGCGTCCGCCACGGCGGTggacggcgcggaggaggccggggaggtggtggcgggaggaggaggaggaggggagaagagccccgaggcggtggcggcggagctgaAGGAGGTGCTGCGGGCGCGgaaggaggcggaggccgcggccggcggcggcgggtggtgggccGGCGCCGCGCAGGAGATGTCGGAGATCGAGTGGCCGGCGCCCGGGAAGGTGGTGGGCACCACCGGCGTGGTGCTCGGCGTCATCGCGGGCTCCACCGCCGCGCTGCTCTCCGTCAACGCGCTCCTCGCCGAGCTCTCCGACCGCGTCTTCGCCGGCCGGGGACTCCAGGATTTCTTCTGA